The Dethiosulfovibrio peptidovorans DSM 11002 genome has a window encoding:
- the topA gene encoding type I DNA topoisomerase — protein MAKAKKKTKSETGTVLVVVESPTKAKTLTKMLGPGYTVKASVGHIMDLPKSRLAIDVDSNFQPEYILVKGKAKIKKELVSLASKSRKVLLASDPDREGEAIAWHLAGLMDIEPDSECRIRVHQITKDAVVQALDDPEPIDMAKVNAQQARRVLDRLVGYTLSPLLWKKIRYGLSAGRVQSVALTILCRREKEIETFEPQPYWIVEVDGSSEDGRRYHLKVEKKDGKTLMVKGRPMKIDSAEKAQEIVETVKREGITVTSFTTREGRRKAPAPLKTSTLQQEAARRLGFSPRRAMRVAQSLFEGINIHGRGLTGLITYMRTDSLRLAPEAIGSIRDLISKGWGKNYLPEKANVFSSKGRSQDAHEAIRPTDISLKPEDIKSELTPEQYRLYDLIWRRTVACQMTPAKIDNSTVEAASGPYGLRQKGAVVRFEGWGAVWPIETKDDIVSPAVEGETLSVDGVDQERKETKPPARFTEASLIKTLEDEGVGRPSTYASIVETLYDRAYVEKDDEKHLVPTALGRSVDDFLLDHFDGDSVSPIVNTGFTATMEESLDLVEENERDWVDVVSQFWEPFTRAIAEAEKAPKVPPPPPEFIGEDCPECGKPLVKKRGRFGEFIACSGYPECKYTRPILKKIGVPCPKCGSEKGGEVVQRKSKKGRNFYGCSRYPDCDFVSWNKPAVERCPECGGLMEYKGRSRTPVCTQCGHKGVE, from the coding sequence ATGGCTAAAGCGAAGAAAAAAACTAAAAGCGAAACCGGAACGGTGCTGGTGGTGGTAGAGTCTCCCACGAAGGCGAAAACCCTCACTAAGATGTTAGGTCCGGGCTACACCGTCAAGGCCAGCGTGGGGCACATAATGGACCTTCCTAAAAGCCGCCTGGCCATAGACGTTGACTCCAACTTTCAGCCGGAATACATATTGGTCAAGGGAAAGGCCAAGATCAAGAAGGAACTGGTCTCCCTGGCTTCCAAGAGTCGCAAGGTACTCTTGGCCTCCGACCCCGATAGAGAGGGAGAGGCCATAGCCTGGCACCTGGCCGGTCTGATGGACATAGAACCCGACTCGGAATGTCGCATAAGGGTCCATCAGATAACGAAGGACGCGGTGGTTCAGGCCCTGGACGATCCGGAGCCTATCGACATGGCCAAGGTCAACGCCCAGCAGGCCAGAAGGGTACTGGACCGTCTGGTCGGCTACACCCTAAGCCCGCTTCTGTGGAAGAAGATAAGATACGGCCTTTCCGCCGGAAGGGTACAGTCTGTGGCCTTGACCATACTCTGCCGTAGAGAGAAGGAGATAGAGACCTTCGAGCCTCAGCCCTACTGGATAGTGGAGGTTGACGGAAGCTCGGAGGACGGCCGTCGCTACCATCTGAAAGTAGAGAAAAAAGACGGAAAGACCCTCATGGTCAAGGGCCGTCCCATGAAGATAGACAGTGCCGAAAAAGCCCAGGAGATAGTCGAGACGGTAAAGAGAGAGGGCATAACAGTCACCTCCTTTACCACCAGAGAGGGACGCAGAAAGGCTCCCGCCCCCTTGAAGACCAGCACCCTACAGCAGGAGGCCGCAAGGAGACTTGGTTTCTCCCCTCGTCGGGCCATGAGGGTGGCCCAATCTCTGTTCGAAGGCATAAACATACATGGCAGAGGGCTTACAGGTCTTATAACCTACATGAGAACCGACAGTCTCAGATTGGCTCCCGAGGCCATCGGCTCCATAAGGGATCTGATCTCCAAGGGATGGGGTAAAAATTACCTTCCGGAAAAGGCAAACGTCTTTTCCTCTAAAGGAAGGTCTCAGGACGCTCACGAGGCCATCCGTCCCACCGACATATCCCTGAAGCCGGAGGATATAAAATCGGAGCTTACCCCGGAGCAGTATCGTCTCTACGACCTCATATGGCGTCGAACCGTGGCCTGTCAGATGACTCCTGCCAAGATAGATAACTCTACGGTTGAGGCCGCCTCGGGACCCTACGGTCTCAGACAGAAGGGAGCGGTCGTTCGTTTCGAGGGGTGGGGTGCCGTCTGGCCCATAGAGACCAAAGACGACATAGTGTCTCCCGCCGTCGAAGGCGAGACCCTCTCAGTCGACGGAGTGGACCAGGAGAGAAAAGAGACAAAGCCCCCCGCACGTTTCACCGAGGCAAGCCTCATAAAGACCCTGGAGGACGAAGGAGTCGGAAGGCCATCCACCTACGCATCCATAGTCGAAACCCTTTACGACAGGGCCTACGTCGAGAAAGACGACGAAAAGCACCTGGTCCCCACCGCTCTGGGACGATCGGTGGACGATTTTCTCCTCGATCATTTCGACGGTGACAGCGTATCGCCTATAGTCAACACCGGGTTCACCGCCACCATGGAGGAATCTCTGGATCTGGTGGAGGAAAACGAGAGAGACTGGGTAGACGTCGTATCTCAGTTCTGGGAACCCTTTACGAGGGCCATCGCCGAGGCGGAAAAGGCCCCAAAGGTTCCGCCGCCTCCGCCGGAATTCATCGGTGAGGACTGTCCCGAATGTGGCAAGCCTCTGGTGAAGAAAAGAGGACGTTTCGGCGAATTCATAGCCTGCAGCGGCTATCCGGAATGCAAGTACACCAGGCCTATCCTGAAGAAAATCGGGGTTCCCTGTCCTAAATGTGGCTCCGAGAAGGGCGGAGAGGTGGTTCAGAGAAAGAGCAAGAAGGGAAGGAACTTCTACGGCTGTTCCAGATACCCCGACTGCGATTTCGTATCCTGGAATAAACCAGCCGTCGAGAGATGTCCCGAATGCGGGGGACTCATGGAGTACAAGGGCAGATCTCGCACCCCCGTATGCACCCAATGCGGCCATAAGGGTGTCGAATGA
- the ppsA gene encoding phosphoenolpyruvate synthase: protein MAYRYVRWFNGIGKDDVALVGGKGANLGELTVNGVDVPPGFCVTAQAYVDFIKGAGIEGKIREAVGSVDVESSVDLSRACDSVRRLIEESPIPVDIEAEIRTAYRELSESIDLNDPRVAVRSSATAEDLPDASFAGQQDTYLHVIGADSVVAHVRRCWASLWTARATYYRQRQGYDHFQVALSAVVQKMVSSERSGVMFTANPVTNSRSQIMIEASWGLGEAVVSGMVTPDEYILDKRDLALMDVNVAEKRTMVAEKKSEQGTVSVPVADFLGPQFVDKQCLGAEEIRALGSAARRIEEIYGAPMDIEWAFDGDTSRLYILQARPITTLLDEPKANEEEKAVEDKKALKVLVRGLAASPGIASGTVVVVKTIDEIDRVVDGQIMVTTMTNPDMVPAMKRAAAVVTDEGGRTCHAAIVSRELGIPCIVGSKNGSSRLSEGAVVTVDATRGVVYDGAVSLSSDEDKHSPLAPGAAPSYNRDMVYDLAPVTGTKIYMNLGDSSVVNKYKNLPFDGIGLMRTEFIFNSLGVHPMYMVKNGEGDKLIHEMSESVTAVAQAVYPRPVVVRLSDFRTNEFRGLKGGEEVEPVENNPMIGWRGVSRYISDEYEEGFRLECRAIKKVRDEYGLINVWVMLPFVRTTWELERVKEILASEGLVRNKSFKLWIMAEVPAVVFAADEFAQMVDGFSIGSNDLTQLVMGVDRDSGILNTMGYFDERNISVTRAIKTLIEAAHRHGITCSICGQGPSLYPDFAEFLVRSGIDSMSVNPDTVAYTRKLVAGVEQRLILNGIRGLTGLDR from the coding sequence ATGGCTTACAGATACGTGAGATGGTTCAACGGAATAGGCAAAGACGATGTCGCCTTGGTCGGGGGAAAAGGTGCCAACCTCGGGGAGCTAACAGTGAACGGTGTGGACGTGCCTCCCGGTTTCTGCGTAACCGCCCAGGCCTATGTCGACTTTATCAAAGGAGCCGGGATAGAGGGAAAGATAAGGGAGGCCGTCGGCTCGGTGGACGTGGAGAGCTCCGTCGATCTGTCCAGGGCCTGCGATTCAGTCAGAAGACTTATAGAGGAGTCTCCCATTCCGGTGGATATTGAGGCGGAGATACGCACCGCCTACCGAGAGCTTTCTGAGTCTATCGATCTGAACGATCCGAGGGTGGCAGTCCGCAGCTCCGCGACCGCCGAGGACCTACCCGACGCGTCCTTTGCAGGACAGCAGGATACCTATCTTCACGTGATAGGTGCCGACTCTGTCGTGGCTCACGTCAGGCGCTGCTGGGCTTCTCTGTGGACTGCCAGGGCGACCTATTACAGGCAGCGCCAGGGATACGATCACTTTCAGGTAGCCCTCAGCGCCGTGGTCCAAAAGATGGTCTCCAGCGAGAGGTCCGGCGTCATGTTCACAGCCAACCCCGTGACCAACAGTCGTTCTCAGATAATGATAGAGGCCAGCTGGGGGCTCGGAGAGGCGGTAGTCTCGGGAATGGTGACTCCCGACGAGTACATACTGGATAAAAGGGACCTGGCCCTTATGGACGTCAACGTGGCGGAGAAGAGGACCATGGTGGCGGAGAAGAAATCGGAGCAGGGTACGGTCTCCGTTCCGGTAGCCGACTTTCTGGGGCCTCAGTTCGTGGACAAACAGTGTCTGGGAGCGGAGGAAATAAGGGCCCTGGGATCGGCGGCACGTAGGATAGAGGAGATATACGGTGCTCCTATGGACATAGAATGGGCCTTCGACGGAGACACGTCACGGCTCTATATACTTCAGGCTCGTCCTATCACCACTCTCTTGGACGAGCCCAAGGCAAACGAGGAGGAGAAGGCCGTGGAGGATAAAAAGGCGCTCAAGGTATTGGTCAGAGGATTGGCCGCCTCTCCTGGCATAGCGTCGGGAACGGTGGTGGTGGTTAAGACTATCGACGAGATAGACAGGGTCGTGGATGGACAGATAATGGTTACCACCATGACGAATCCTGACATGGTTCCGGCCATGAAGAGGGCCGCCGCGGTCGTCACCGACGAAGGGGGACGAACCTGCCATGCCGCCATAGTTTCCAGGGAGCTGGGCATCCCCTGCATCGTAGGATCCAAGAACGGATCCTCTCGACTCTCCGAGGGAGCGGTTGTCACGGTGGACGCCACCAGAGGAGTGGTCTACGACGGAGCGGTATCTCTGTCTTCCGATGAGGATAAACACTCTCCTCTAGCGCCAGGAGCGGCCCCGTCCTACAACAGGGACATGGTCTACGATCTGGCCCCCGTGACGGGGACCAAGATATACATGAATCTCGGCGACTCGTCGGTGGTGAATAAATATAAAAACCTTCCCTTCGACGGAATAGGTCTCATGAGGACCGAGTTCATCTTCAACAGTTTGGGAGTGCATCCCATGTACATGGTCAAAAACGGCGAGGGAGACAAACTCATACACGAGATGTCCGAATCCGTTACTGCCGTCGCCCAGGCGGTATATCCCCGTCCCGTGGTTGTCCGCCTCAGTGACTTCAGGACCAACGAGTTCCGCGGCCTCAAGGGAGGGGAAGAGGTCGAGCCGGTAGAGAACAACCCCATGATAGGCTGGCGAGGGGTCTCCCGATATATCTCCGACGAATACGAGGAGGGCTTCCGACTGGAGTGTCGTGCCATCAAGAAGGTAAGAGACGAATACGGCCTCATAAACGTCTGGGTCATGCTTCCCTTCGTCCGGACTACCTGGGAGCTGGAGAGGGTCAAGGAAATATTGGCCTCCGAGGGGCTCGTCCGAAACAAGTCGTTCAAGCTCTGGATCATGGCCGAGGTCCCAGCGGTAGTCTTCGCAGCCGACGAGTTCGCCCAGATGGTGGACGGCTTCAGCATAGGCAGCAACGACCTCACCCAGCTGGTCATGGGGGTCGACAGGGACTCGGGTATACTGAACACTATGGGGTACTTCGACGAGAGGAATATCTCCGTTACCAGGGCGATAAAGACACTGATAGAGGCGGCCCATCGCCACGGTATCACCTGTTCCATCTGTGGTCAGGGTCCATCCCTCTATCCCGACTTCGCCGAGTTCCTCGTTAGGTCCGGCATAGATAGCATGAGCGTCAATCCTGACACGGTGGCCTACACCAGGAAACTGGTCGCCGGAGTAGAGCAGAGACTCATATTGAACGGAATAAGAGGATTGACAGGGCTTGACCGCTAG
- a CDS encoding PucR family transcriptional regulator, whose translation MDPLQNEGNPASVFMRSIEDRKGVEETVQILGEFLGNVAFWENDTGNLHLAAKSSQFVSQVKEMPLHELIAIYPHGTVEDKGERLGYVLYYREEGADPTGESQILRFGTTALRLAIEERKGRSEENHQMKGDLVRDILAKNRRLAERSLRKAAERGSGITGSLLVLVAKFNGGKNTSEPVYLLSRWFQSRFPSALQGTVMDDLVLLLPVKSKEWRNDLESALAEFLSKRKGREEFSIGVGSVVDNAVEAWKSHEEAMEAIVLGGRLDKGPVSFWQDMEIYDVLRSLPPTAKNTKFVNRYMNVIRQDKDARDTLRSLVRSGWHLKTAAADLKIHYNTLRYRQNRIWEILGMDGQDPMAKLNLTLACLMDEIKEDMGP comes from the coding sequence ATGGACCCTCTACAAAACGAGGGCAATCCGGCATCTGTATTCATGAGGTCCATAGAGGATAGGAAGGGAGTTGAGGAGACCGTCCAGATTCTGGGAGAATTCCTGGGCAACGTCGCTTTCTGGGAAAACGACACGGGGAATCTGCACCTGGCGGCAAAATCGAGCCAGTTCGTGTCTCAGGTCAAGGAGATGCCTCTCCACGAGCTTATAGCTATATACCCTCACGGAACAGTCGAGGACAAGGGCGAGAGGCTGGGCTACGTTCTCTACTACAGGGAGGAGGGGGCAGATCCAACCGGGGAATCCCAGATTCTCCGATTCGGGACCACCGCTCTGAGATTGGCTATAGAGGAAAGAAAGGGTAGGTCGGAAGAGAACCACCAGATGAAGGGCGACCTTGTCAGGGACATCCTGGCAAAGAACAGAAGGCTGGCCGAGAGATCTCTGAGAAAGGCCGCCGAAAGGGGATCGGGGATCACTGGCTCGCTGCTAGTTCTCGTGGCGAAATTCAACGGAGGCAAGAATACCTCGGAACCGGTATATCTCCTATCTCGGTGGTTTCAATCCCGTTTTCCCTCGGCTTTGCAGGGGACGGTAATGGACGATCTGGTCTTGTTGCTACCGGTAAAGAGTAAGGAATGGAGGAACGATCTGGAGTCTGCTCTCGCTGAGTTTCTTTCAAAGAGAAAGGGTAGAGAGGAGTTCTCCATAGGGGTAGGCTCCGTTGTGGACAACGCGGTGGAGGCGTGGAAAAGCCACGAGGAGGCGATGGAGGCCATCGTCTTGGGAGGTCGCCTCGACAAGGGACCGGTATCCTTCTGGCAGGACATGGAAATATACGACGTGCTCAGGAGCCTCCCCCCAACTGCTAAGAACACGAAGTTCGTTAATCGCTACATGAACGTCATCCGGCAGGACAAGGACGCAAGGGATACACTAAGGTCGCTGGTTAGATCCGGCTGGCATCTGAAGACCGCCGCAGCTGATCTTAAGATACACTACAACACCCTCAGGTACCGCCAGAACAGGATATGGGAGATTTTAGGCATGGACGGTCAGGACCCTATGGCCAAGCTCAACCTGACCCTCGCATGTCTGATGGACGAGATAAAGGAGGATATGGGGCCCTAG
- a CDS encoding pyruvate, water dikinase regulatory protein: protein MRIERGFLVLAEEGQDLNIFVISDFTGETAHSVALAAARQFPDKRIKFTRYRYLKEPDMARQVCELAKESGAVIVCTLVEHKIRACFRKEAQRYGVEVVDIFGPLMDAFSSHLGVPPLEEPGLMHQMDEAYFKRVKAIEYSITCDDGSNPHLLGEADLVILGVSRTCKTPLSMYLANKGYRTGNIPLVPELDPPEQLFQVPRARIVGLVIDPNALMQIRRERLQMLGLDPEKASYAQRDRVEKELVYARSVMNRVGATVFDVTGRAIEETAQEVLDFIGNNS, encoded by the coding sequence GTGAGAATAGAGAGGGGTTTTCTCGTGCTTGCCGAAGAAGGACAGGATCTTAATATATTTGTAATATCTGACTTTACCGGAGAGACCGCCCATAGCGTGGCCTTGGCCGCTGCGAGGCAGTTCCCTGATAAGAGGATAAAATTCACCCGCTATCGTTACCTGAAGGAGCCGGACATGGCTCGTCAGGTCTGTGAGTTGGCTAAAGAATCCGGAGCAGTGATAGTCTGCACCCTCGTAGAACATAAGATAAGGGCCTGTTTCCGAAAGGAAGCCCAGAGATATGGCGTCGAGGTCGTCGATATATTCGGACCTCTCATGGACGCCTTCTCATCCCATCTGGGAGTTCCTCCGCTAGAGGAGCCGGGGCTGATGCATCAGATGGACGAAGCCTACTTCAAGAGGGTCAAGGCAATAGAATACTCGATCACCTGCGACGACGGAAGCAATCCCCATCTTCTGGGAGAGGCCGACTTGGTCATACTTGGGGTCTCCAGAACCTGCAAGACCCCCCTCTCCATGTATCTCGCCAACAAAGGCTATCGTACCGGCAACATCCCCCTCGTTCCTGAGCTGGATCCGCCGGAGCAGCTTTTTCAGGTCCCCAGAGCTCGCATAGTGGGGCTGGTCATAGATCCCAACGCTCTGATGCAGATTCGAAGAGAAAGGCTCCAGATGCTTGGTCTGGACCCGGAGAAAGCCTCTTACGCCCAGAGGGATAGAGTCGAAAAAGAGCTCGTCTACGCTCGGTCGGTCATGAACAGAGTTGGCGCTACAGTTTTCGACGTAACCGGCAGAGCCATCGAGGAGACCGCTCAGGAGGTTTTGGATTTTATCGGAAACAACTCCTGA
- the dprA gene encoding DNA-processing protein DprA: MTRSERALLALNFSVNAPGQWARELDLLGETAESLVSNRKLALSLGFKEDRWERMAGLYGSDWPEEEMERASRFGAQVFFRGDPLFPDGLDHSDDPPVVLYVKGSWPIPGPCVSIVGTRRCSPYGSQVARALAERLALAGVLVVSGGAMGIDGSAHSGALEGQGATVAVLGTGVDVVYPRGHEQLFSSISEKRGALMSRFPMGIRGNRWHFPKRNGIIAALADHLVVVESPIKGGSMITAGLAGEMGRPVWAVPGPIVQKVSQGSNKLLFDGAQPLWDLDEFVSFVAGRDSQLSLFPPGEPPKPSPLLEEIATSGGITADGLADKLGISVPEVLATLADLEADEKIYRSGPGRWCALL, encoded by the coding sequence ATGACCCGTAGCGAAAGAGCCCTGTTGGCTCTAAACTTCTCTGTGAACGCCCCGGGGCAGTGGGCTCGTGAGCTGGACCTTCTGGGAGAGACCGCCGAATCCCTTGTGTCGAATCGAAAGCTGGCCCTATCCCTGGGATTCAAAGAAGACCGATGGGAAAGAATGGCTGGGCTCTACGGTTCTGACTGGCCGGAGGAGGAGATGGAGAGAGCCTCTCGCTTCGGTGCCCAGGTTTTTTTCAGAGGGGATCCCCTTTTCCCCGACGGACTGGACCACTCTGACGACCCTCCCGTCGTCCTCTACGTAAAGGGATCCTGGCCTATACCTGGCCCCTGTGTCTCTATCGTCGGTACCAGAAGATGTTCTCCCTACGGTTCCCAGGTAGCTCGCGCCTTGGCGGAGAGACTGGCCTTAGCCGGGGTCCTGGTGGTCAGCGGAGGAGCCATGGGTATCGATGGATCCGCTCATTCCGGTGCGTTGGAAGGCCAAGGGGCTACCGTCGCAGTCCTTGGAACCGGTGTTGATGTCGTCTATCCTAGAGGACACGAGCAACTTTTCTCATCCATATCGGAAAAACGAGGTGCCTTGATGAGCCGTTTCCCTATGGGAATCAGGGGAAACCGTTGGCATTTTCCGAAAAGAAACGGTATTATTGCGGCGTTGGCCGATCATCTGGTCGTGGTGGAATCCCCCATAAAGGGTGGATCCATGATAACCGCAGGATTGGCCGGCGAGATGGGGCGCCCTGTATGGGCCGTTCCCGGACCTATTGTGCAGAAAGTCTCACAGGGATCGAACAAGCTCCTCTTCGACGGAGCACAGCCCCTTTGGGATCTGGATGAATTCGTCTCATTCGTAGCAGGAAGGGACTCGCAGCTGTCTCTTTTTCCTCCCGGGGAACCCCCTAAGCCGTCTCCTTTGCTGGAGGAAATAGCCACGTCCGGGGGGATCACCGCCGACGGCCTGGCGGACAAACTGGGTATATCCGTGCCGGAAGTCCTGGCGACTTTGGCCGATCTGGAGGCGGATGAAAAGATATACCGTTCCGGCCCGGGGCGTTGGTGCGCTCTTTTGTGA